One window of Penaeus chinensis breed Huanghai No. 1 chromosome 1, ASM1920278v2, whole genome shotgun sequence genomic DNA carries:
- the LOC125024925 gene encoding uncharacterized protein LOC125024925 — translation MPQQHTTADQVNFLTQWFTSWSEMQREDFMPILIQAYQPKDHINGLLGGMDALTVHGRRPSLFDCQVKLFHDWFGNWAESEKSRLLEELRVTDPDFMAQYDKQISSSSPAAQEEPPAPVESLEEGHNPPSSVSSPPSTLPRSHSPHDSGLDEPPSDSDHTEPHSLDSSHEPEEQRMANSQVASESVTAPTPPMKPCINPAENAVYQKPEALANGCGDVINSAPSEQVLTTASVEEGQVEQ, via the exons ATGCCGCAGCAGCACACCACAGCGGACCAGGTGAACTTCCTGACGCAGTGGTTCACCAGCTGGTCAGAGATGCAGAGGGAGGATTTCATGCCTATCCTCATTCAGGCCTATCAACCTAAGGACCACATCAATGGCCTTCTGGGTGGTATGGATGCCTTGACAGTCCATGGAAGAAGGCCCTCTCTTTTTGACTGTCAG GTCAAACTATTTCATGACTGGTTTGGAAACTGGGCAGAGAGTGAGAAAAGCCGCCTGCTAGAAGAGCTTCGTGTGACAGACCCAGATTTCATGGCCCAGTATGACAAGCAGATTAGCAGCAGCTCCCCTGCAGCACAGGAGGAACCCCCAGCCCCAGTGGAGAGTCTGGAGGAAGGCCATAACCCTCCCAGCTCCGTCAGCTCCCCGCCCAGCACGCTCCCTCGCTCCCACAGCCCCCACGACTCAGGCTTGGACGAGCCACCTAGTGACAGCGACCACACAGAGCCCCACAGCCTGGACTCCAGCCACGAGCCAGAAGAGCAGAGGATGGCTAATTCACAGGTAGCATCAGAGAGTGTCACAGCCCCCACTCCTCCCATGAAGCCTTGCATCAACCCGGCAGAAAACGCAGTGTATCAGAAGCCAGAGGCCCTGGCCAATGGCTGTGGTGATGTTATCAACTCCGCTCCCTCAGAGCAAGTCCTAACCACAGCGTCCGTTGAGGAAGGACAGGTGGAGCAGTAG